One Spiroplasma endosymbiont of Nebria brevicollis DNA window includes the following coding sequences:
- the ftsH gene encoding ATP-dependent zinc metalloprotease FtsH produces MQTRIKINWIVVVIFIAFLVFIGFLLWYYFKGNVLNLSQSELIELFTNKKIPGDLTHTVDKFNTVSVQFFNNTVYIRGWLLQINGKIVQYQSIVSVSAYNGTGAITNSIQQLMMDQKIPFLNASEIIPFWKTFLLTILPILLLILGSFWLFTRMNKMGAGGGMSPFSMGKNRAKIRTSETRFTDVAGIKEEKLELEEVVHFLKFPQKYAQMGARVPKGVLLVGPPGTGKTLLAKAVAGEAGVPFFSISGAEFEEVFVGVGASRVREMFTTAKKAAPCIIFIDEIDAVGRKRAAASTGTNEQTLNQLLVEMDGFETNLGVIIMAATNRVDVLDEALLRPGRFDRQISLSWPDIREREAILRLHARNKNISPKVNFQRIAERTPGFSGAQLENVLNEATLLAVRHNKAVIGLLEIDEAIDRVVGGPAKTSRVITEMDKKIVSYHEAGHALIGLKLEYASKVQKVTIIPRGQAGGYTIMTPKEDTMFYSKTHLKATITGYLGGRASEEIMFGAANVTTGAHDDLEKATNIARKMITEYAMSADLGLAQFENPRDEYSPFVSNKFSSDIASKIDQEIKNILDKCYVEAIATIKKHKDTLELIAKSLMTLETITAEQIEYIDKFNKLPIEVIEMQKEMAKNNKKSSKEDNEDKHKNDEKPKNSDDDSDNETISVAPNKK; encoded by the coding sequence ATGCAAACGCGAATTAAAATTAACTGAATAGTCGTAGTTATCTTTATCGCCTTTTTAGTATTTATAGGATTCTTATTATGGTATTATTTTAAAGGCAATGTCTTAAATTTAAGTCAAAGTGAGTTAATAGAATTATTTACTAATAAAAAAATACCTGGTGATTTAACGCATACTGTTGATAAATTTAATACAGTTTCCGTCCAATTTTTTAATAACACAGTCTATATTCGTGGATGACTGTTACAAATTAATGGTAAAATAGTTCAATATCAATCTATTGTCTCAGTTAGTGCTTACAATGGTACAGGTGCCATTACAAATAGTATCCAACAATTAATGATGGATCAAAAAATTCCATTTTTAAATGCTAGTGAAATTATTCCTTTCTGAAAAACATTCTTACTTACCATTTTACCAATTCTTTTATTAATTCTTGGCTCATTCTGATTATTTACAAGAATGAATAAAATGGGTGCTGGTGGTGGCATGAGTCCATTCTCAATGGGAAAAAATCGTGCTAAAATTAGAACTTCAGAAACCAGATTTACCGATGTAGCTGGAATTAAAGAAGAAAAATTAGAATTAGAAGAAGTAGTCCACTTTTTAAAATTTCCACAAAAATATGCTCAAATGGGTGCAAGAGTTCCGAAAGGAGTATTACTTGTTGGTCCTCCAGGTACTGGAAAAACATTATTAGCTAAAGCTGTTGCTGGAGAAGCAGGAGTTCCCTTCTTTTCAATCTCTGGGGCTGAATTCGAAGAAGTATTTGTAGGAGTTGGTGCTTCACGAGTACGTGAGATGTTTACTACTGCTAAAAAAGCTGCTCCTTGTATTATTTTTATCGATGAAATTGATGCTGTAGGAAGAAAACGTGCCGCTGCTTCAACTGGGACCAATGAACAAACATTAAACCAGTTACTAGTGGAAATGGATGGATTCGAAACTAATTTAGGTGTTATTATTATGGCTGCAACTAACCGTGTTGATGTTCTTGATGAAGCGTTACTACGTCCAGGGAGATTTGATCGTCAAATTTCTCTTAGTTGACCTGATATTAGAGAACGTGAGGCTATTCTTCGTCTTCATGCTCGTAATAAAAATATTTCACCAAAAGTTAATTTTCAACGAATAGCAGAACGAACACCAGGCTTTAGTGGTGCCCAATTAGAAAATGTACTAAATGAAGCAACACTGTTAGCTGTTCGTCATAACAAAGCTGTTATTGGATTATTAGAAATTGATGAAGCTATTGATCGTGTCGTTGGTGGTCCAGCTAAAACATCACGTGTTATTACTGAAATGGATAAGAAAATTGTTTCTTATCATGAAGCTGGACACGCATTAATTGGTTTAAAATTAGAATATGCTTCTAAAGTACAAAAAGTTACTATTATTCCACGCGGTCAAGCTGGTGGGTATACTATTATGACCCCTAAAGAAGATACAATGTTTTATTCAAAAACACATTTAAAAGCTACTATTACTGGTTATTTAGGTGGTCGTGCCTCTGAAGAGATTATGTTTGGTGCTGCCAATGTTACTACAGGTGCCCATGATGACCTAGAAAAAGCAACTAACATTGCTCGTAAAATGATAACAGAATATGCCATGTCCGCTGATTTAGGATTAGCACAGTTTGAAAATCCACGTGATGAGTATTCACCATTTGTTTCTAATAAATTTTCTAGCGATATTGCTTCTAAAATTGATCAAGAAATTAAAAATATTTTAGATAAATGTTATGTTGAAGCTATTGCTACAATTAAAAAACATAAAGATACATTAGAATTAATTGCTAAATCTCTAATGACTTTAGAAACAATTACAGCTGAACAAATAGAATATATTGATAAATTTAATAAATTACCGATTGAAGTAATTGAAATGCAAAAAGAGATGGCAAAAAACAATAAAAAATCATCTAAGGAAGATAACGAAGACAAACATAAAAATGATGAAAAACCAAAAAATAGTGATGATGATTCTGATAATGAAACAATATCAGTTGCACCTAATAAAAAATAA
- the hpt gene encoding hypoxanthine phosphoribosyltransferase — MEKHELVEKILFNNEMINRKTKELADLVSAYYKNNTQPVILVGILRGCLPFLAQFMLNLNIECMLDFMYVESYLGKTQATNKPKIRMDVINNIKNRDLLIVEDIIDSGNSLLKIRTHLLEKGAKSVKIVTLLDKKCKRVANIESDWAGFEVQDYFLVGYGLDYDEQLRNLPYVGIADINKIAILEKNKIK, encoded by the coding sequence GTGGAAAAACACGAATTAGTTGAAAAAATTTTATTTAATAATGAAATGATTAATAGGAAAACTAAAGAATTAGCCGACTTAGTTAGTGCATATTATAAAAATAATACCCAACCGGTAATTTTAGTAGGAATATTAAGAGGTTGTTTGCCTTTTCTTGCACAATTTATGTTAAATCTTAACATTGAATGTATGCTCGATTTTATGTATGTAGAATCTTATTTAGGAAAAACGCAAGCTACGAATAAGCCAAAAATTCGCATGGATGTTATAAATAATATTAAAAATCGTGATTTATTGATAGTAGAAGATATTATTGATTCAGGTAATTCTTTACTAAAGATTCGTACTCATTTATTAGAAAAAGGCGCTAAAAGCGTAAAAATTGTAACTTTGTTAGATAAAAAATGTAAAAGAGTAGCAAATATTGAAAGTGATTGAGCTGGTTTTGAAGTACAAGATTATTTCTTAGTGGGATATGGTCTTGATTATGATGAACAATTAAGAAATCTACCCTATGTCGGTATTGCTGATATTAATAAAATTGCTATTTTAGAAAAAAATAAAATTAAATAA
- a CDS encoding ABC transporter permease, giving the protein MKNLFVNVFRGIKKRLFQYVGIILLLVIIVSSLSALYSNSERIEAGFYIVLNNSGKYDYSIKLKSLNSYKDIDASTLKIKNIVKEQFNGDPVIDGQIDKIEVTNIRNNTFPTVDPAPLNPKLETYLLNWGLNYQAILLNNILETDLKNEPLLKNYLIAKSFFKSFDYKNASSIKNLYFSFEDAFYKESDNFDFSPIRNDFNKVYISQGTVPTSANEVVINSDFAKKNNINLNDTFEFIQGDKPLKVVGFGYAYWGITGSRSATNPNPTPDNATPVYTSREWFNSSIKNSSYRTNLESNLLLKIKNNNYYFIERLQNLLIKTFSFSFGTIITTDSEDVRSGQILETFQMQKIIFSAITIVVLLVIIFIIMSYVRKEIDLQKPQVGLLKALGYTNFQIAIAFVSLILFITLASNIVGLVLGFPLQILFNSLNNIGFYMPLPNLFFSLVSLFSGLVIIPIIFVFVSYLQSELKLRANPLLLIYDRPSSTSSRMIATLKYPFRYWPFKQRLAIAFTLKSVGKLFLVFFTFVFVSFLLLFQTTATDLFDNKINNLYGYYNKDVEWNTTTTSMYTYDNGSDFKIKDDVFDWASQKDIVADQAKSGGATKYFEWKADDFHIDDVDKLHKIMNAIIIKNNFKNNFISSKEINILYHATNDDTKCKDFINPSGFITDDWTEQICVGIHKIFSYLSDSTGINPELTPLPGISIGLNIYNTNYYPDIETSIVPPTEWDGHSQGAMQARRIKVTGVYNNPDQNLAWKNWFNFKEEKQRDIDSVFNNSHILKKETISYTNNQGQKVVGDAFIVPATISKTLAILNGYKIDSQFLMLASWYNYTMPIIFDVKGIISNNLDTSNVYTNLDDLRTAIDLVDTTNKPIPDSFNFLISKDANIFPLNYINIAQPEGKYDSSEIQKQNLIPINKLPFVNSLVKKLLVQIFDGIRTIISITKFLTLFAVAFVLIIIINMILDNNLLIIAMMKSLGYRVNEINRLIIGSYVIALVVAFVIGTILSYVMWNFITMIIAARAGAVFNVPISPFTILTSFGLVFLIMIIGYAVGLYLIKYKPVTVLLQGS; this is encoded by the coding sequence ATGAAAAATCTTTTTGTTAATGTATTTAGAGGAATAAAAAAAAGATTATTCCAATATGTTGGAATTATATTGTTGCTAGTGATTATAGTTTCTTCACTTTCAGCTTTATACAGCAACTCAGAACGAATAGAAGCTGGTTTTTATATTGTCTTAAATAATAGTGGTAAATATGACTATAGTATAAAACTAAAGTCTTTAAATAGTTATAAAGATATAGATGCTTCTACCCTTAAAATAAAAAATATTGTTAAAGAACAATTTAACGGTGATCCAGTAATTGACGGTCAAATTGATAAAATAGAAGTTACTAACATTCGTAATAACACTTTTCCAACAGTTGATCCTGCTCCTTTAAATCCAAAGTTAGAAACATATTTATTAAATTGAGGTCTTAATTATCAAGCTATTTTGTTAAATAATATTTTAGAAACAGACTTAAAAAATGAACCATTATTAAAAAACTATTTAATTGCTAAATCTTTTTTTAAAAGTTTTGACTATAAAAATGCATCTTCAATTAAAAACCTTTATTTTTCATTTGAAGATGCATTTTATAAAGAATCAGATAACTTTGATTTTTCACCAATCCGTAATGATTTTAATAAAGTTTATATTTCTCAAGGAACAGTGCCAACTAGTGCAAATGAAGTAGTAATTAATTCTGATTTTGCTAAGAAAAATAATATTAATTTAAATGACACATTCGAATTTATTCAAGGTGATAAACCTTTAAAAGTAGTTGGTTTTGGATATGCTTATTGGGGAATTACAGGCAGTCGCTCGGCTACTAACCCTAATCCCACACCTGATAATGCTACCCCCGTATATACTTCACGTGAATGATTTAATAGTTCAATTAAAAATTCAAGTTACAGAACAAACTTAGAAAGTAATCTTTTGTTAAAAATAAAAAATAATAATTATTATTTTATTGAAAGATTACAAAATTTACTAATTAAAACATTTAGTTTTAGTTTTGGTACTATTATTACAACTGATAGCGAAGATGTACGTTCAGGACAAATTTTAGAAACATTTCAAATGCAAAAAATTATATTTAGTGCTATTACAATTGTGGTACTATTAGTTATTATCTTTATTATTATGTCCTATGTTCGTAAAGAAATTGATTTACAAAAACCACAAGTTGGCTTATTAAAAGCTTTGGGTTATACTAATTTTCAAATTGCTATTGCTTTTGTCTCTTTAATTTTATTTATTACTTTGGCCTCCAATATTGTTGGATTGGTTCTCGGTTTCCCTTTACAAATATTATTTAATTCATTAAATAATATTGGGTTTTATATGCCTTTGCCAAATTTATTTTTTAGTTTAGTTTCCCTTTTTAGTGGATTAGTAATTATTCCTATTATTTTTGTTTTTGTTAGTTATTTACAATCAGAACTTAAATTACGTGCTAATCCTTTATTATTGATTTATGATCGTCCAAGTAGTACTAGTTCTAGAATGATTGCAACTTTAAAATATCCATTTCGTTATTGACCTTTTAAACAACGTTTAGCGATAGCTTTTACTTTAAAGTCAGTAGGAAAATTATTTTTAGTATTTTTTACTTTTGTTTTTGTTAGTTTTTTATTATTATTTCAAACTACAGCTACTGATTTATTTGATAATAAAATTAATAATTTATATGGTTATTATAATAAAGATGTAGAATGAAACACCACAACAACTTCCATGTATACATATGATAATGGTAGTGATTTTAAAATAAAAGATGATGTTTTTGATTGGGCTTCACAAAAAGATATTGTTGCCGATCAAGCAAAATCGGGAGGTGCAACTAAATACTTTGAATGAAAAGCAGATGATTTTCATATTGATGATGTAGATAAATTACACAAAATTATGAATGCTATTATAATAAAAAATAATTTTAAAAATAATTTTATTAGTAGTAAAGAAATTAATATTTTATATCATGCAACCAATGATGATACAAAATGTAAAGATTTTATTAATCCATCAGGTTTTATAACAGATGATTGAACAGAACAAATTTGTGTTGGAATCCATAAAATATTTAGCTATCTTTCAGATAGTACAGGAATTAATCCTGAATTAACTCCGCTCCCAGGTATTAGTATAGGTTTAAATATTTATAATACTAATTATTATCCTGATATCGAAACTAGTATTGTACCACCAACTGAATGAGATGGACATAGTCAAGGTGCTATGCAAGCACGAAGAATTAAGGTAACAGGCGTTTACAATAATCCTGATCAAAATTTAGCATGGAAAAATTGATTTAATTTTAAAGAAGAAAAACAACGTGATATTGATTCTGTTTTTAATAATAGTCATATTTTAAAAAAAGAAACTATTTCTTATACTAATAATCAGGGTCAAAAAGTAGTTGGTGATGCTTTTATAGTACCTGCCACTATTTCTAAAACTCTTGCTATTTTAAATGGTTATAAAATTGATAGTCAGTTTTTAATGTTAGCAAGTTGATATAACTATACAATGCCAATAATTTTTGACGTAAAAGGTATTATTAGTAATAACCTTGATACATCAAATGTTTATACTAATCTTGATGATTTACGAACAGCTATTGATTTAGTTGATACTACTAATAAACCTATCCCTGATTCTTTTAATTTTTTAATTTCTAAAGATGCTAATATTTTCCCTCTAAATTATATTAATATTGCTCAACCAGAGGGAAAATACGACAGTAGTGAAATTCAAAAACAAAATTTAATTCCAATCAATAAATTACCATTTGTTAATAGTTTAGTTAAAAAACTTTTAGTACAAATCTTTGATGGTATTAGAACTATTATTAGTATTACTAAATTTTTAACTTTATTTGCTGTTGCTTTTGTTTTAATTATCATTATTAATATGATTCTAGATAATAATTTATTAATTATTGCTATGATGAAATCATTAGGATACCGTGTAAATGAAATTAATCGATTAATTATTGGTTCTTATGTAATTGCTTTAGTGGTAGCATTTGTGATAGGTACTATACTTTCTTATGTAATGTGGAATTTTATTACAATGATTATTGCAGCACGAGCCGGAGCTGTCTTTAATGTGCCAATTAGTCCATTTACAATTCTGACTTCTTTTGGACTAGTTTTCTTAATTATGATTATCGGTTATGCTGTTGGTTTATATTTAATCAAATATAAACCAGTAACAGTTCTATTACAGGGTAGTTAA
- a CDS encoding ABC transporter ATP-binding protein: protein MEDSKTKLKSSFMKKSVGKKTTDSETIDKPPIIKHKSHDKPETKEELAAAKAKLQVFKDNQKAIKKQTKEHSKAILSGQIVSMSNNTPDVATNVIELFNVKKSYLTGDLEYEVLKGVDLKIKQGDFVVILGPSGSGKTTLLNIISGLDKPNSGDVFVAGYNLSLLKDSHLTKFRRDNVGFIFQQYNLLTNLTARENAEVGENLAKNKNKNMGIDEIFKVIEMDEHMNKFPSQLSGGQQQRVSIGRALAKNPTILFCDEPTGALDEEMGRKVLEILLDVNREYKTSIIMVTHNPNFQFVANTVINVKNGNIVNVKTNAKPMKPSEINWS from the coding sequence ATGGAAGATTCAAAAACTAAATTAAAAAGTAGTTTTATGAAAAAATCAGTAGGTAAAAAAACAACAGATAGTGAAACTATAGATAAACCACCAATTATCAAACATAAATCTCATGATAAACCAGAAACTAAAGAAGAATTGGCCGCTGCTAAAGCTAAACTACAAGTTTTTAAAGATAACCAAAAGGCCATTAAAAAACAAACTAAAGAACATTCGAAAGCTATTCTTAGTGGCCAAATTGTTTCTATGAGCAACAATACCCCCGATGTTGCTACTAATGTGATTGAACTATTTAATGTTAAAAAATCATACTTAACTGGTGATTTAGAATATGAAGTATTAAAAGGCGTTGACTTAAAAATTAAACAAGGTGACTTTGTTGTAATTCTAGGTCCTTCAGGTAGTGGAAAAACTACCTTACTAAACATTATTTCAGGGTTAGATAAACCGAACTCTGGTGATGTATTTGTGGCAGGTTATAATTTATCTTTATTAAAAGATAGTCACTTAACAAAATTTAGAAGAGATAATGTCGGATTTATTTTCCAACAATATAACTTATTAACTAACTTAACAGCCCGTGAAAATGCGGAAGTTGGTGAAAACTTAGCAAAAAATAAAAATAAGAATATGGGAATTGATGAAATCTTTAAAGTAATTGAAATGGATGAACATATGAATAAGTTTCCAAGTCAATTGTCAGGAGGACAACAACAACGTGTTTCCATTGGCCGTGCGCTTGCTAAGAATCCAACCATTTTATTTTGTGATGAACCAACAGGAGCGTTAGATGAAGAAATGGGACGTAAGGTATTAGAAATCTTATTAGATGTTAACCGTGAATATAAAACATCAATTATCATGGTTACCCATAATCCTAACTTCCAGTTTGTGGCTAATACTGTTATTAATGTTAAAAATGGGAATATTGTTAATGTTAAGACAAATGCTAAACCAATGAAACCAAGTGAAATTAACTGAAGTTAA
- a CDS encoding lysine--tRNA ligase, producing the protein MADNKNHVNGHILTEQEELRYQKLQKLQNENYDVYGRNWERNFNCKSLEIKFKDKTKEELAILVEKLPNDQIKIAGRLMTKREMGKGSVFAHLQDQTGKFQIYLKPEYVSQKKFNWFLEYADLGDFFGIKGKVMKTSKGELTVQVFDIVMLSKAIRTLPDKFHGLVDIEERYRRRYVDLIVSPDTKNTFLQRSKIITELRNFLNNKGYLEVETPILQEVYGGAAAKPFVTHHNTLKTDLYLRIATELHLKRLIIGGFEGVYEIGRLFRNEGMSPKHNPEFTTIEIYVAYQDMNFMMELTETCIKHLINIVQNKLILEYGGHVLNFGKPWTKISMVESIKQAKIKDAKFTYSFSEIIEMSEQYHNITDDKIRNEAKIKTYELAFKLAKKSNLKIPPYYNSIGHLINLFFEEFVEETLIQPTFVTDYPIEISPLAKLKKDSKEFTDRFELFIGGREYANAYSELNDPFQQYDRFAQQMKEKDNGNDEATEMDLDFVEALEYGMPPTGGLGIGIDRLVMLITGQDSIKDVLLFPHMKPRSNK; encoded by the coding sequence ATGGCAGACAATAAAAATCATGTTAATGGACATATTCTAACAGAACAAGAAGAGTTACGATACCAAAAATTACAAAAACTACAAAATGAAAATTATGATGTTTATGGTCGTAATTGAGAAAGAAATTTCAACTGTAAAAGTCTTGAAATTAAGTTTAAAGATAAAACTAAAGAAGAATTAGCAATTTTAGTTGAAAAATTACCTAATGATCAAATCAAAATTGCAGGTAGATTAATGACAAAAAGAGAAATGGGAAAAGGTTCAGTTTTTGCCCATTTACAAGACCAAACTGGTAAATTTCAAATATATTTAAAACCAGAATATGTTAGTCAAAAAAAATTTAATTGATTTTTAGAGTACGCTGATTTAGGTGATTTTTTTGGAATTAAAGGCAAAGTTATGAAAACTAGTAAAGGTGAGTTAACAGTTCAAGTTTTTGATATTGTTATGTTGTCAAAAGCTATACGAACGTTACCAGATAAATTTCATGGTCTTGTTGATATCGAAGAACGTTACCGTCGCCGATATGTTGATTTAATTGTTAGTCCAGATACAAAAAATACATTTTTACAACGTAGTAAGATTATTACTGAATTACGAAATTTTCTTAATAATAAAGGTTATTTAGAAGTGGAAACTCCTATTTTGCAAGAAGTTTATGGTGGGGCTGCTGCTAAACCTTTTGTTACTCATCATAATACTTTAAAAACCGATTTATATTTGCGAATAGCTACTGAATTACATTTAAAACGTTTAATTATTGGTGGTTTTGAAGGTGTATATGAAATCGGTCGCTTATTTCGTAATGAAGGGATGAGCCCAAAACATAATCCTGAATTTACAACTATTGAAATTTATGTTGCTTATCAAGATATGAATTTTATGATGGAATTAACAGAAACTTGTATTAAACATTTAATTAATATTGTTCAAAATAAGTTAATTTTAGAATATGGTGGTCATGTATTAAATTTTGGAAAACCTTGAACGAAAATTAGTATGGTTGAATCTATTAAACAAGCTAAAATTAAAGATGCTAAATTTACCTATTCTTTTTCTGAAATTATTGAAATGAGTGAACAATATCATAATATTACTGATGATAAAATTAGAAATGAAGCTAAAATTAAAACATATGAATTAGCTTTTAAACTTGCTAAAAAATCTAATCTTAAAATCCCACCATATTACAATAGTATTGGACATCTTATTAATTTATTTTTTGAAGAATTTGTCGAAGAAACTTTAATTCAACCAACATTTGTTACTGATTATCCGATTGAAATTTCGCCACTTGCTAAATTAAAAAAGGATAGTAAAGAATTTACTGATCGTTTCGAATTGTTTATTGGTGGTCGTGAATATGCCAACGCTTATTCAGAATTAAATGATCCCTTTCAACAGTATGACCGTTTTGCTCAACAAATGAAAGAAAAAGATAATGGTAATGATGAAGCAACAGAAATGGATTTAGACTTTGTAGAAGCGTTAGAATACGGTATGCCACCAACAGGTGGTCTCGGAATTGGTATTGATCGCTTAGTAATGTTGATTACTGGTCAAGATAGTATTAAAGATGTACTATTATTCCCACACATGAAACCAAGAAGTAACAAATAA
- the rpmE gene encoding 50S ribosomal protein L31 has protein sequence MSQINIHPEYFQTKVTCITCSNNFMSGSTKGKEIRVDTCSNCHPFYTGKQSFASATGRVERFKTKASQQVEVKPKVVETNKTKSQNSKTIVLDSAKDVLKLVDKVKK, from the coding sequence ATGTCACAAATAAATATCCATCCAGAATATTTTCAAACTAAAGTTACTTGTATAACATGTAGTAATAATTTTATGAGTGGCTCAACTAAAGGTAAAGAAATTCGTGTTGATACATGTTCAAATTGTCACCCGTTTTATACTGGAAAACAATCTTTTGCTTCAGCAACAGGACGTGTTGAACGTTTCAAAACTAAAGCAAGTCAACAAGTTGAAGTTAAACCTAAAGTTGTTGAAACAAATAAAACAAAATCTCAAAATTCCAAAACTATTGTTCTGGATTCTGCTAAAGATGTTTTAAAATTAGTTGATAAAGTTAAAAAATAA
- a CDS encoding bifunctional oligoribonuclease/PAP phosphatase NrnA, whose protein sequence is MSDFKKIATEIYELIKNSNPIIIHRHINPDGDALGSQWGLKIIIENNFPNKRVLAPGEMNDHMLPFFPTPTFVKKEDYENALVIICDTANRERISGEFWQQSKKIVKIDHHPIVDKYANVSLIEEKASAACQVVAKWAEIMKLKVSAEAARNLFLGLVTDSGRFLYRSVNEETFHVASFLMKQNFNLLDLYQSLYTQNLKIARIKGYILSNFKITEHGVGYIVFNDTIINELQTTINKQNKVLKLKEKVMLSKDDLTSQVNVMSNITGIKIWLIVAHDWLDSTIKVSVRSAKWIINDVVAKFGGGGHQTAAGVCLQHVDDIEKLINSLDKVAKNLPQLIVN, encoded by the coding sequence ATGAGTGACTTTAAAAAGATAGCAACAGAAATTTACGAACTAATAAAGAATAGTAATCCTATTATTATTCATCGTCATATTAATCCTGATGGTGATGCCCTTGGTTCACAATGAGGATTAAAAATTATTATTGAAAATAACTTTCCTAATAAACGTGTTTTAGCACCTGGCGAAATGAATGATCATATGCTTCCATTCTTTCCAACTCCCACTTTTGTCAAAAAAGAAGATTATGAAAATGCTTTAGTAATCATTTGTGATACTGCTAATCGTGAACGAATTAGTGGTGAATTTTGACAGCAATCTAAAAAAATTGTTAAAATTGACCATCATCCTATTGTTGATAAATATGCGAATGTTTCTTTAATTGAAGAAAAAGCCTCTGCTGCTTGCCAAGTTGTAGCAAAATGAGCAGAAATAATGAAATTAAAAGTATCTGCAGAAGCTGCTCGAAATTTATTCTTAGGTTTAGTTACTGATTCAGGAAGATTTTTATATCGTTCTGTTAATGAAGAAACATTTCACGTTGCTAGTTTTTTGATGAAACAAAATTTTAATTTATTAGATTTATATCAAAGTTTGTATACCCAAAATTTAAAAATAGCTCGTATTAAAGGTTATATTTTATCTAATTTTAAAATTACAGAACATGGCGTTGGTTATATTGTATTTAATGATACAATAATTAATGAATTGCAAACAACAATCAATAAACAAAATAAAGTATTAAAACTAAAAGAAAAAGTAATGCTTAGCAAAGATGATTTAACTAGTCAAGTTAATGTTATGTCAAATATTACGGGTATTAAAATTTGATTAATAGTTGCACATGATTGATTAGATAGTACAATTAAAGTTAGTGTTCGTAGCGCTAAGTGAATTATTAATGATGTGGTTGCTAAATTTGGTGGTGGTGGTCATCAAACAGCAGCAGGAGTTTGTTTGCAACATGTTGATGATATTGAAAAACTAATTAATAGTTTAGATAAAGTTGCAAAAAACCTGCCACAATTAATAGTTAATTAA
- a CDS encoding thymidine kinase — protein MYSRYNEGWIEVITGCMFAGKTEEFMRRINRLQYAKRKVLVFKPKVDIRYDAKKVVSHKGVSITAIVINDPLEILKHINENVAAVAIDEVQFFNPTIIEVIKQLADINKQVIVAGLDQDFRGEPFSVMKELLALAEFVTKLDAVCVECGQAATRTQRIINGKEAKYDDEIILIGAQEQYEARCRIHHRVIKSNQNK, from the coding sequence ATGTATAGTCGTTATAATGAAGGATGAATTGAAGTAATTACAGGATGTATGTTCGCCGGAAAAACCGAGGAATTTATGCGTCGCATCAATCGTTTACAATATGCTAAACGTAAGGTTTTGGTTTTTAAACCAAAAGTGGATATCCGTTACGATGCTAAAAAAGTTGTTTCTCATAAAGGAGTTTCAATTACTGCTATTGTTATAAATGATCCTTTGGAAATTTTAAAACATATTAATGAAAATGTTGCTGCGGTTGCTATTGATGAAGTTCAATTTTTTAATCCCACAATTATTGAAGTAATTAAACAATTAGCAGATATTAATAAACAAGTTATTGTTGCTGGATTAGATCAGGATTTTCGTGGTGAACCATTTTCTGTTATGAAAGAATTATTAGCATTAGCAGAATTTGTTACTAAATTAGATGCTGTTTGTGTAGAATGTGGTCAAGCTGCAACTAGGACACAACGTATTATTAACGGTAAAGAAGCTAAATATGATGATGAAATTATTTTAATTGGTGCACAAGAGCAATATGAAGCACGTTGTCGTATCCATCATCGAGTGATAAAAAGCAATCAAAATAAATAG